The Mucilaginibacter gracilis genomic interval ATGCCTCCGAAGCCGAAAAGGTGCCGGGTATTGTAACCCGCTATAAAAACCGTTACGATTTACTGGAAGACGTAAAACAAATGAGCCGCGTGGCTACCGAAAAGGTAACGTCAAAATCTGTTGAGCCAGGCAAGTACGATTTGGTGCTTGATCCATCGCACCTGTGGCTAACCATTCACGAATCTGTAGGCCACCCTACCGAGTTGGACCGTGTGCTGGGCTACGAAGCCAATTACGCAGGAACAAGCTTTTTAACCTTAGACAAATGGCGTTCAAAAACCTTTAAATTTGGTAGCGAGCATGTTAACATTGTTGGCGATAAATTACAATACGGCTCGTTAGGTGCCGTAGGTTATGACGACGAAGGTGTGAAATGCGGCAAATGGGATATTATTAAAGATGGTATTTTGGTAAACTACCAGGCCATCCGAGATCAGGCTCATATCATCGGTTTAAAAGAATCTCAGGGTTGCTGCTATGCACAAAGCTGGAGCGATGTACAGTTTCAGCGTATGCCAAACGTATCGTTACAACCCGGTAAAACGCCGCTGAGTGTTGATGATATGATTAAAAATGTGGAGAAGGGAGTTTACATCATCGGCGATGGTTCGTTCTCTATCGATCAGCAACGTTATAACTTCCAGTTTGGGGGGCAAATGTTTTACGAAATTAAGGAAGGTAAAATTGTAGGCATGTTAAATGATGTTGCTTACCAGGCCAATACCCAGGAGTTTTGGAACTCGTGCGCCGCCGTTTGCGATGAGCGCGATTACCGCATGGGTGGTTCGTTTAACGATGGTAAGGGGCAGCCCTCACAATCAAGCGCGGTATCGCACGGTGCGTCAACAACGTTGTTTAAGGGAGTAAATGTTATTAATACCAAACGAAAAATCGGATAAATAAGATGCCTATATTAAGTAAAGAAGAAGCACAGGTTTTATTAAAAAAAGTGCTTGGTTATTCAAAAGCCGAAGAATGTGAAGTAAGTTTATACGGCAGCGAAGGCGGCAACATCCGTTATGCATTAAACGCGGTTTCAACCGCGGGCGATATTAGTACTACGGGCCTCTCGGTAACATCGGCCTACGGTAAAAAAAGTGCCAGCGCCAATATTGATGAGTTTGACGATGCCGCTTTGGAGCGGGTGGTACGCCGGTCGGAAGAGTTGGCGCAGCTTGCCCCCGAAAACCCCGAACGCGAAGAAATACCCGGCCCGGCTACTTTTAAAGAATCGATAACATACAATGCCAAAACTGCCGCCATGACGCCCGATACCCGTGCCGAACTGGTTAGTAAAAGTTTAGATGTAACCAAAAAGGCAGGTTTAAGCGCAGCAGGCTTTATTGAAAACAGCACCAGCTTTAACGCTGTAATGAACTCGAAAGGTTTTTTTGCCTACAACAAAAGCAGCGATGTTATATTTTCGGTAACTACACGTAACGAAGCCGGCACGGCATCGGGCTATGCTGCGCGCGGTTTTACCGATGTGAGCAAACTGGATACCGAATCGGCAACGCGTATTGCTACCATGAAGGCCAATAAATCGTTAGGGGCAAAAGCACTCGAACCGGGTAAATATACCGTGATACTTGAGCCCGTTGCCGCAACCTACATGATGGAAAACATGTTTAGGTTTGATGCCCGCAGTGCCGAAGAAGGCCGTAGCTTTTTGAGCAAAAAAGGCGGCGGCACCCGCCTTGGCGAACAATTAATGGACGAAAAGGTAACCATTTACTCAGATCCATTTAATCCCGACCTGCCCTCATCAACCTGGGGCCGCGATGGTTTGCCCCGCGAAAAAGTTGTTTGGATTGACAAAGGCAAGGTAAACACTTTAAGTTACTCCAAATTTTGGGCAAAAAAGAAAGGCGTTGCTCCGCAACCCGGCCCCGGTAACATTATTATGATGGGTGGCGACAGTACTTTGGAAGAGATGATAAAGAGCACCGAAAAAGGCATTCTCGTTTCGCGCTTATGGTACATCCGCATGGTTGACCCGAAAGTATTGTTGCTAACCGGCCTCACCCGCGATGGTACTTTTTATATCGAGAACGGCGAAATTAAATACCCGGTTAAAAACTTCCGGTTTAACGAGAGCCCTATTATTATGCTTAACAACCTCGAAGCTTTGGGTAAAGCGGAGCGCAGCATCAGTGTAGAATCGTACCAAAGTTATATGATACCGCCAATGAAGATCAGGGATTTTACATTCTCATCTTTGTCTGACGCGGTGTAAGATCAATTATTGAATGATTGATGGATTGAGTGATTGAATTTGTCTAATCATATCCAAACCACGTCATTTTGAACGATAGAGAGAAATATTCTGGTTGTGCATGTTAAGTTAATGCATAACGCCATAGTCACTTTAAAAATATTTCTCACTATCGTTCAAAATGACATTTTTTTTGTTTCTACCTCTCAAATCTGCGAGAGCACAAACTTCGCTATCTGTTCTACTTCTTCTTCCGATAATTGGTGCTCGCCTTCGTAGTGCCAGTTCATCTGTTCGTCAACTATAATTTTGCCTAAGTTCAGGGGTTCGATAACTTTATTCAACTCGTTGGCTGGGAAATTAAAAGTTTGTTGTATCTCATAAATTTCGTTGGGCTGCCAGGGTTGGTTATGGTTTTGCAAAAACAAAGGTGTAACCACCAGGTTACGGCTTACACCACTGGCATTTAAATTAAAAGTTGCGCTGGTTGATAACATTTTACACTTTTTTTATAATACATACCGCCCCATAAATTGTTTTGGCTGGCAAATACTTATTATTTACAAAATATTTAAGAATGATGGGTTTACAATATGGCAAATGATTATATTTAGAAAACTAAACTCAACGCCTTGAAAAGAAGAAATTTCCTTTACCTTACGGGGATAGGTGTTGGTGCTACCATGATGCGGGGCGTACCCGTTTTTGGTACACCCATAGCCCCCGAAGCTGCCCTGGAGTATATTGACCCTGCGGCAAAAAAAATACTTACCGATGTTGCCCTCAACGCAGCGCGCGCCAAAGGTGCAACGTATACCGATGTGCGCATTGGCCGCTACCTTAACCAGTTTGTAGTTACCCGCGAAGACAAGGTGGAGAATGTGGTAAATACCGAAAGTTACGGCATGGGCATACGCGTTATAGCCAACGGTTGCTGGGGCTTTGCCGCCATTGATAAAATGGACAAAGATAGCATTGCCAAAGCAGCCGCCACAGCCGTTGCCATTGCCAAGGAGAACGCCCGCTTACAATCAGAACCGGTACAACTGGCGCCGCAAAAAGGTTATGGCGAGGTAAGCTGGAAAGCGCCTATCGAAAAAAATGCATTTGAGGTACCTATAAAAGAGAAAGTTGACCTGCTGCTATCTGTTAATGATGCTGCTATGAAAGGCGGGGCCAATTATGTTGATTCGATATTGTTTTTTGTTAACGAGCAAAAATATTTTGCCTCTACGGATGGATCGTACATTGACCAGGATGTACACCGCATTTGGCCGTTGTTTACCATTACTAAAATAGACCCCAAAACCGGAAAGTTTGAAACCCGGAACTCGTTAAGCGCACCGCGCGGAATGGGGTACGAATACATTAATCCGCGCGAAAGCGATAAAATTACGGGCGGCCCCAGCGTACTTTATAAAGACCGCTACGATATGCTGGAAGATGCCAAACTGGGCGCCAAACAAGTAACCGAAAAGCTAACTGCAAAATCGGTAGAAGCAGGTAAGTACGATTTGGTGCTTGATCCATCGCATTTATGGCTCACCATACACGAATCCGTTGGGCACCCTACCGAATTAGACCGCGTTTTAGGTTATGAGGCCAATTTTGCCGGTACAAGCTTTTTAACGTTGGATAAATGGGAATCGAAGAAATTTAATTTCGGCAATAAAAACGTGAACATTGTTGCCGATAAGCTGCAACCGGGATCGTTAGGAGCCGTGGGTTACGACGACGAGGGTGTTAAAACCAAACAGTGGGATTTGATAAAAGATGGTATTTTGGTTAACTATCAAACCATCCGAGATCAGGCGCATATCATCGGTTTAAACGAATCGCAGGGTTGCTGCTATGCCGATAACTGGAGCGATGTACAGTTTCAGCGCATGCCTAATGTATCGTTACAGCCTGGAAAAGCACCATTGAAGCCTATGGAAATGATTAAGAATGTTGAAAAAGGCATATACATTTTAGGCGATGGTTCGTTCTCTATCGATCAGCAACGGTATAACTTCCAGTTTGCGGGCCAGTTATTTTACGAAATTAAGGAAGGTAAAATAGCCGGGATGATAAAGGATGTTGCCTACCAATCAAACACGCAGGAGTTTTGGAACTCGTGCCATTCCATTTGCGACCAAAGCGACTACCGTCTGGGCGGGTCGTTTTTTGATGGCAAGGGGCAGCCCGGCCAGGTTAGCGCGGTTTCGCACGGCTCATCAACCACCCGTTTTAACGGGGTTAATGTAATTAATACAGCAAGAAAAATCTGATCATAAAACCTATATGACTATTTTAACCAAAGAAGAGGCTCAGGCATTGATGAAAAAAGTGTTAAGCTATTCTAAAGCCGACGAATGCGAGGTTACGCTCAATGGGTCCGATTCGGGCAATGTGCGTTATGCGCGTAACTCGGTATCAACCAGTGGCTTCATCAGTCAAACCAGTTTGGCGGTATCATCAGCCTTCGGCAAAAAATTAGGTATAGCCACCATTAACGAGTTTGATGATGCATCGCTTGAAAAAGTAGTGCGCCGGGCCGAAGAACTGGCCCACCTTGCACCCGATAACCCGGAGTTTTTGCCTTTTTTGGGCCCGCAAACTTACAGCACACAATCAAAAACTTACGTGCCCGAAACGGCAGCCATTACCCCATCGTTACGGGCGGATGCTGTTGATAAAAGCTTAACTGTTGCTAAACAAAACAAGCTTACCGCCGCTGGCTTTTTACAAAACAGCACGTACTACAGTGCCATCATGAACTCTAAAGGCCTGTTTGCCTACAATACCGGTACCGATGTTAATTTTTCGGTAACGCTGCGTTCGGCAGATAGTAAGGGTTCGGGCTATATTACCAGGGATTTTAACGATGTAAGCAAGCTTGATACGCTTGCCGCAACTAAAATAGCTGCCGAAAAAGCAACACGATCAATTGATGCTAAAGCCCTTGAGCCGGGCAAGTACACCGTTATTTTAGAGCCTGCGGCAGCAATGGTTTTGTTGGAAAACTTAGTTTTTGGATTGGATGCCCGCCAGGCCGATGAGGGCCGCAGCTTTTTAAGTAAAGAAGGCGGCAAAACCAAATTAGGCGAAAAAATGCTTGACGAAAGGGTAAACATTTACTCCGACCCATCAAACCCGGAACTACCCACCAATTGCTGGAACGGCGACGGACGCCCACAGGAAAAGGTAAACTGGATAGAAAAAGGTGTAATTAAAAACCTGTATTACTCGCGCTACTGGGCGCAAAAGCAAAATGCAAAAGCAACACCGGGCCCGGATGCATTTATTATGGAAGGCACAGATACCTCGCTGGAAGACCTGATAAAGGGCACCGAAAAAGGTATACTGGTTACACGCCTTTGGTATATCCGCTCGGTTGATCCGCAAACGCTGCTTTATACGGGCCTTACCCGCGACGGTACTTTTTATATTGAGAACGGACAAATAAAATATCCTATAAAAAACTTCCGCTTTAACGAGAGCCCGGTTATTATGCTCAACAACGTTGAAGCACTGGGCAAACCGCAACGCACCGTAAGCGGCGAAACCGGAGCCAACGGGTTAATACCGCCGCTTAAAATAAGGGATTTTACGTTTACTTCTCTGTCGGACGCGGTGTAGGAATCAATGATTGAGTGATTAGATGATTGAGTGATTGAATGTCCAAATCCTTTAAAATGTCATTTCGACTAAAGGAGAAATCCTTGGCATTTATACATAATCTTAACCCAATATAACAATGGCAAAATTAAAAATAGTTAGCAATATAGGTGAACTTCAATCATTGGTTAACGATGTTGCTGTAAAAGTAAATTTATTGGAAACATCGCTGAATGATATTGACACCTACGATGATAAATTGGTTGATTCCATAACTCAACTTTTAGAAAAATTCAACGATTTTGAACTTACCGTTTCGGTACCTTTCGACCCGGAAGTTGATTCCGTAGAGAGGGTGAATCATTATTCTTCGAAGTGTCTGTAGGTTTATTAAGTTCTTTTAGATTTTCATCTATAATTTTTTTTGCTTCTTTTTTAACTTCTTTATTCCAGTCTTGTGGTTTTGTAGTTTTCATGATATTTACATTTTAAGTTAGCACTACAAATGTAAAAAAATAGTTGGCCGTTGTGCTGGCTATTTGCTTTTTGATTCACCATGCGAATAACCGTTCAAATAATAAAAAAAAGAGTTCGTGTAATTAAGTTTAACTTTGATTAGTTAATATATTGGCGTGTTTATGATTTTTGTGTTTCAATGGGTGTCCTAATCCTGAGCGGTCACATTTTCATGACACGCCATATTTTTTATTCTGGAATTTGTTGATTAGTTTTATAGCAAATATTCATGAAATCATAAGCCGCTCAAAATAGGACATTGTAGGCTGCAATCATGTATATGATACTTAAACTTTGACAGCCATGAAAAAAGAAACATAATCGAACAACTATAGCTTGCGCCAGTAAGCGAGTACATATTGTACCCATCGGTTTGTTGTTCTAAATTCTCACAAATAACAGCATGCAAAACGATACAAGTACGCCCATAAAAGGCGTGGCTATATCTTTGCATGTGCGGCCGTGAGAAGCCCTGAACAACAGAGATAATTAATAGTCACGTCTTTTTTACGTTCAAAATTCTCACACAAATGAAACTTCAAGACAAGGGTTCATGCAGCGGAATAGCGGGCTTAATAACCGTTTTTATATTTGCAGCAATATTTATTTTCTCAAAGTTTAGTTCAGTAGAGAACCCTATAGTTAAACCACGAACCCATAGCGCCATTCAATCCGAAAGGTTCTTTACTGCGCTTGATTCGCTACAGACAAAAATTAAAGGCTTTGATCCATCCATAGGTAACTTTAAAAGCATGCCATCAGATAGTATATTTTACGAGGCTAAAGATGATGGGCACAACCGGATACAGGTTGCCGGTTCAAACAATAGCATTGGTGAATTAACATGGATATGGAACCATGGCTATAAAGACAACCTTAAAAAAGGAATAATATCGAATTTTGGTAACATTTCAAAAATGATGTGCGGGCAAGCCGGCCAACAATGGGTATTAAAAGAATTACAAAAAAAAGCTGCTCCTGATAAACCAATTATGGAATACGCAACTATCAACTATAACCAGGTTCAGTTCTTTAATGATGGACTATCAACTGTTACTTTGAAAATAATTATACTGTAAAACTGAAATTAAAACTTTGACAAAATGAATATAAGAATAATGCTTAGCAAAGAAAGTGGATTTATGGACCTAATTGACGAATTGGGGCACAATGAATTTCAGAAAGAGATTAATAGGACAGGTACTGGTAAAAAATATACTACTTATATTTTACCGAAAGAATGGTATGATACTTTGACGGAATTTTCAAAAATAAGAATAGAGGCATTTAGATCATGAATCTTTCATTGTTGACAATATCAATTCGATAAATCTTGATCTTTTCATGATAATGCCTTTTCCAATTTTGGTTCCTTTAAAACGAATATTAATAGTTAATAGTCTATTATCAAACATCATTGTTGTATCATCTGTATAACCTTTTTCGCTTTGAAAAATTTCAACATCTATCCTTTCTGTTGGTATTGCCCGAATAGTCTTATTTAACTCTTCAAGTGTTAATTCATCATCGCTATCTTGATCTGACCAAATTTCACGTGCCTTTATTTCGACAGGAGTAAGTTCAGTTTCTATATAAGTGCCAAAGTTATTATCCATTTTACTTTTTTGGTTTAGGTACATTCTTAAGTGCCGCGGAAACGAAATCATCGGTTTCCTTATCTACCCCAGGTGATTTAGGCGGTGGTGTTCCTTTGCCTTTTGGTTTTTCTTTTTTGCTCATGCTGACTTTAATTTAAGTGGAGACACCATATTAGCTATAATGCATTCGATTTGCTCCTGAACTGGCAAATGTCGGTGATTATGTCGGAATTCAAATTCCTTGACATATTTATTTAGATGTTTGGCGCTTACTGAAATATAGGTACCATGAAGGCCGCGCTTTAGGTGCGACCAAAAGTTCTCTACGCGGTTCGTAGTTACCTCGCCATCGGCATATATCCATTTACCATGATCGATAGAATGCCTGGTGTACATTTTATTAAGTCGCTTATACCCGGACCAATCATCGGTCATTAAGGTAGAGCCCGGCTGTACGTTATAAGTAATAACCTTCGCCATATTCTTAAACTCCTGACGACTGATCACCATGGCGCGAACCCTACCTGTCTCTCTTTCATACATACCAAATACGGTAGTTTTATCCGGAAATGTGCGGCCAGTAAGTTCTTTATATTGCATGCGCCTGCGGTAGTGGCGGTTTTTGTTTTTGCCTCCTACGAACGTTTCATCGATTTCAACAGTTCCGGCAAAGCTTTCTTTTGGTGCTGTTTCAAACGATCCGCGAACACGTTGTAATATAAACCATGCTGTGGGCTGGGTTACGCCAAGGTCAAGGCCTAACTGCACAGATGATATGCCTTTTTTGTGAACCATAAGATACATGGCCATGATCCACTTGATGGTTGGTAAATTACTATCCTGCATAAAAGTTTTGGTTTTTGCATTGAATTGTTTTTTACAACCCTTACATTTATAGCGGATACCATCTTTAAATACGTAGCACTCATTAAAACCACATTCAGGATGCGGGCATATTATTTCGCCGGTATTCCACCTGGTTGATGCAAGATAATGATGACATGATTTTTCAGTGGGAAAAGCACTGATCAAATCAAATATAGTTTTGAATTTAATCAGTTGCATAGAGAAGAATTAACGGGTGAACATTCTAAATAAATGCCGAAATCCTTTGCGCACGGCTACGCAAGTGATTGTGTCCCGCATAGCAGATTTCTCCTTTAGTCGAAATGACAATTTTTATCAGACATCCGCCCCTATCAAATATTAAACATCGCCTTTAACAGGAAAAACCGGCCCGGAATGGTGTAGGTATTTGCCGTGAATGTATTGGCCGATAGGTACAGGGCGCTGTAAGTGCGGGTATCAAACAGGTTAACGGCGCTTAGTTCAAGGTCGGTTTTAATTTTGTTGAACTTGTATCGTGCGGAAGCATCGGCAAAAATATATTTCAGATCGTTAGCTGCATCCTGGTGCGTAAAATAATGATCGCCGGAAAGGCTTAAAAATAAATTACTGCTGGGTATATAGTTAATAGCTCCCTGTTGTTGCAGTTGTTTGATTACCGCCTTTGACGATAATACCTTCGACTCGCTGGTGGTTTGGGTGTAATAAGCCTTATAACTTAAATTTACTTTCTCGCTAATTTTCGATTCGATACCCGCATTTAGCGTTGTTGCTATGGTGTTGTAAGGCAAAATAATACCATTCTGTATTTGGTTTGACCGGCTGGACTGCCAGTTGATGCCTGTGCTAAATGTAGTGCGCAATGCAAAATTGTATTTACTAATGCTTGTACTTAATTGCCACGAATCAAAACCGTTTTCAAAAGGCAGTACAATGCGCTGCTGCAAGGTATCGGTAATTATGCTTGAACTGATGTTATTAGCTACCGAATGGGTGTACATGGCATTTGCCCCAAAAAAGAAGAGTGTTATAGCCTTGCGGTAATTAAAACCTAATAATGCGGTTTGCGTTTGGCGTTCGGTTAAATCGGCATTGTTGCTGTACAGGCTTCGGTAATTTTTAAGGATGTTGCCATAATAAACATCCTGTATATTACCCACATCGTTTTTAAAGCCATAGCCAAAGCTTACATAGTTTTCAACCCCGGTTTGGTACTTGCCCGATACTTTCGGATTAAAATATAACCTGTTCAGCGTTTTATCAAGGTTATATTGCGCATCGTTATAGTTTAGCAATTGCAGGTTTAAAGGCAAGTCTACCGTTAATTTGAGTTTATTGCCGGGCACATCATACTGGGCATCGGCGTAAATGCGCGTGCGGTTCCAATCTAAATTATTGGTTGAGTTTTTAAGTGCAGGTGTTACCGTATTGTTATACTGCACCGCATTTAAGCTTGATTGCAATTGCTGCGCCTGCTGGCTAAAGCCTGCCTTGTAGCTTTGCGTTAAATAATTACCCGGTATTTTAAACGAAAGATAGTTATTGGTAAACCATGTTGGTATATTGGTGGTTTGCAGCAAACTGGCATACGGCACATTGTTGTTCAGTTTTGATGATGTTAAACCTGGCTCAATGGTGCGTGTTTCGGGTTCGGTAATGCGATTGATGTAGGAGTACCACTCGTATATTTTGTTGCTTTTTGTAGTGTTGATGAGGTTAAACTCGTTCGAAAAATCGAGCGTGTTATCCTTAAAAACCTGGTTGGCAAATACACCGTTTGTGGTAAGGCCAGAGTAGTTGGTGTTATGGCTATAATCGGTAACCAGGGTATTGTTCAGGTAGTATTTATCCCGGTTTATGTTGAGGGTAAACTGGGTGTGTATCCAATCGGGCCGGCGTTTGTTTTGCTGGGTTTCGGTATATTTTACGGTATCGTTGGGTTGATATATTTGTGTGCTTTTGGTATAATTTTGTGTTTGGGTATCATGCAGGTATGATACATTGGCCTTTAACTGCACATCCTTTTTCAAGTTAACCAGGTTATTAAGGTTGATAATGCCCGATTGATCGAACAAATAACGGTTACGAGGTAAATCCGGGTCGCCGGCAGTACCTAAAGATAGTACGGTGTTAGGCTTATCATTATCCAAACGTGAAAGATACGAAGCCATGTTGTGTGATACCAAATCGTTCTGCACATCGTACCCTGTATTGTTGCCTTTTAGGTAGTTTATGGCTTTATATTTGTCCTTAAACATCATGGCGTTCAGGTTTTCATCGTACTTGCCTGGCAAACCTGCGCCAACGGTTTCCTGCCCAACTACTTTAATTTTTGCATCGGGTTTAAAGGTTAGGTTCATGGCTACATCGTCGCTCACAACTTTACCTTTAAGGGCTTTAATGGGCTGGTGGTTTTCTAATATCTGCACCAGGTCTACCACTTTATTGGGGATGGCACCGGTGGCAATGTTGTATTTATCGTCGAGCAAATTATCGCCGCCTATGTACAGGTTTGATATGGGTTTGTTGTTATAGCTTATTTTACCATCGGCGGCTACGGTTACGCCGGGAAGCTTTTTAATTACATCGCCAATTACCCTATCCTGCGGGCTGCTAAAATCCGAAGCTCTATAACTCAATGTATCGCCGCTTACCTTTAAATGCGGACGGCTGTTTTTTATCATCACCTCGTTAAGCTGTTTACTGCTTGCCGATAGCTTAAAGTTACAAGGCACGCTGGCATCGGTTAAAACCAGGTTTTGCTTTTTATAACCAACGCAGCTAACCTCTACCAATAAACCTGTTTTGGGTGCATTGGCAGGTATAGCAATGGAGTATTCGCCTTTATTGTTAGTTACGGTATAGGCTAAAATTACATTGTTGTTTTTAAGCGTAACACTGGCAAAGGGTACCGCCTTGCCCAAACTATCGGTTATGGTGCCGCCTATGTTTTGGGCAAAGGCAGTTTGCGTGGACACTAATAAAATGATGCCCAGCAAAAGGTTTTTCACAAGCGCAATCATTTTTTTTCAGGTAATTCAACCGGGTTATTTACAGTGGGCTGCGCGCCGGGCTGTATATTAACTTTCATGTTAACTCCCGAGCCGGGCCTTGTATTCATACCCGAACCCGCCATTGCCGATTGTACAAACGCGCTGGGGTCTTTCCGCATGGCTTCTTTTAAATTGGCCAGTTCTTTTTCGGTTACTTTTACAGCACTGGTTGGCAAGGCTATTAAATTAGGGTCTTCGGAACCTTCGTCCATCCCTATGGTTACTATACGCATGCCACCAGTTGCAGGCGGCATATCATTGGCAGTTTTGGCAACGGGTGTTACCTTTTCAATGCCATCAAACTTAAAAACAACTTCCTTTTTGGTATCATAAGCTTCAACAATTAAGCCGGGTAAACCGGTTAATTTCCAGGGGCCGCTGCGGTATGGCAGGTCGGCACAAAACCAGGCTGTGTAATCTCTGCCTGCAAAATGGCCGGTAGCTTTTTGGCAGCTTAGGTTACCAACCGTCATGGTGTCGCTGCTTATTTTCCAGTTAATAACCGGGAAGGGCTCTTCAACTAAATAGGTGGTTATAATTCTATCTTTCCGCAACAATTTATTTTCGTTGGGGAATATAAAAAATTCTTTGTTGCTGCTTTCCGAGCGGCTTGAAACCTGTATATTACCACCTGCACTCATTTGCTCTTTAATTTGCTGCCTCATTTGAGCCATCTGCATTTTGCGGTCGTAACTTTTATAAACGCTGGCATTTTTGCCAAGTACCAATACCATGTTTTCGGTATAAGGTTTATCTTTTGCGGTGGTATCGCGCAGCCAGGTATATTTATAGTGAACCATGGCCAATGCCGAATCGGGCTTTTGCGCACTTGCTGCGGTAAACAGTAACAAGCCTAACAGTGTGAGTAATTGTGATTTCATGTCAATATTGAGTTTAATTTTAGTTTCTTCATCTCCCCTTTTTTGAGAGTTAATTAATTTACAAATCAAATATAACTAAATAGTTAGTTTTAAAACTAACTATTTAGTTATTTAACAATTTTTAACAATATCGTCATTAAATAAAAAACCTCACTACTCACCAAATAACCAGTACCATTGAACGTGTAACCAAAAACATTAAACACGAATATCCCCGTATAAAGCAGATTGTTATTGAGCCTGTAGAGTAATCAGGATTTACAGGATTAAAGAATTTACAGAATTGTCTGAACCAGAATTTATAGAATTTAAGAATTAACAGAATATACTTTATCAGGAGGGCGCGATAAGATGCTAAAAACAACTGGCCAG includes:
- a CDS encoding IS1595 family transposase; this encodes MQLIKFKTIFDLISAFPTEKSCHHYLASTRWNTGEIICPHPECGFNECYVFKDGIRYKCKGCKKQFNAKTKTFMQDSNLPTIKWIMAMYLMVHKKGISSVQLGLDLGVTQPTAWFILQRVRGSFETAPKESFAGTVEIDETFVGGKNKNRHYRRRMQYKELTGRTFPDKTTVFGMYERETGRVRAMVISRQEFKNMAKVITYNVQPGSTLMTDDWSGYKRLNKMYTRHSIDHGKWIYADGEVTTNRVENFWSHLKRGLHGTYISVSAKHLNKYVKEFEFRHNHRHLPVQEQIECIIANMVSPLKLKSA
- a CDS encoding TldD/PmbA family protein gives rise to the protein MKRRDFIYLSGLGAGALMLPGLPSLGNPIDQSAALESVDVRIKKELADAALNAARAKGASYADVRIGRYLNQAIITRENRVLNVGSGESYGVGIRVLANGCWGFAATNDMTKEGMAKTAAKAVAVAKANAKIGGKPVELAPQKGYGEVSWKTPIEKNAFEVPIKEKVDLLLNANGIAMGAGASFVNSILFAVNEQKYFASTDGSYIDQDVHRIYPTFTISKVNQELGSFESIRGSSSPKGLGYEYLNASEAEKVPGIVTRYKNRYDLLEDVKQMSRVATEKVTSKSVEPGKYDLVLDPSHLWLTIHESVGHPTELDRVLGYEANYAGTSFLTLDKWRSKTFKFGSEHVNIVGDKLQYGSLGAVGYDDEGVKCGKWDIIKDGILVNYQAIRDQAHIIGLKESQGCCYAQSWSDVQFQRMPNVSLQPGKTPLSVDDMIKNVEKGVYIIGDGSFSIDQQRYNFQFGGQMFYEIKEGKIVGMLNDVAYQANTQEFWNSCAAVCDERDYRMGGSFNDGKGQPSQSSAVSHGASTTLFKGVNVINTKRKIG
- a CDS encoding TldD/PmbA family protein, with the protein product MKRRNFLYLTGIGVGATMMRGVPVFGTPIAPEAALEYIDPAAKKILTDVALNAARAKGATYTDVRIGRYLNQFVVTREDKVENVVNTESYGMGIRVIANGCWGFAAIDKMDKDSIAKAAATAVAIAKENARLQSEPVQLAPQKGYGEVSWKAPIEKNAFEVPIKEKVDLLLSVNDAAMKGGANYVDSILFFVNEQKYFASTDGSYIDQDVHRIWPLFTITKIDPKTGKFETRNSLSAPRGMGYEYINPRESDKITGGPSVLYKDRYDMLEDAKLGAKQVTEKLTAKSVEAGKYDLVLDPSHLWLTIHESVGHPTELDRVLGYEANFAGTSFLTLDKWESKKFNFGNKNVNIVADKLQPGSLGAVGYDDEGVKTKQWDLIKDGILVNYQTIRDQAHIIGLNESQGCCYADNWSDVQFQRMPNVSLQPGKAPLKPMEMIKNVEKGIYILGDGSFSIDQQRYNFQFAGQLFYEIKEGKIAGMIKDVAYQSNTQEFWNSCHSICDQSDYRLGGSFFDGKGQPGQVSAVSHGSSTTRFNGVNVINTARKI
- a CDS encoding TldD/PmbA family protein, giving the protein MPILSKEEAQVLLKKVLGYSKAEECEVSLYGSEGGNIRYALNAVSTAGDISTTGLSVTSAYGKKSASANIDEFDDAALERVVRRSEELAQLAPENPEREEIPGPATFKESITYNAKTAAMTPDTRAELVSKSLDVTKKAGLSAAGFIENSTSFNAVMNSKGFFAYNKSSDVIFSVTTRNEAGTASGYAARGFTDVSKLDTESATRIATMKANKSLGAKALEPGKYTVILEPVAATYMMENMFRFDARSAEEGRSFLSKKGGGTRLGEQLMDEKVTIYSDPFNPDLPSSTWGRDGLPREKVVWIDKGKVNTLSYSKFWAKKKGVAPQPGPGNIIMMGGDSTLEEMIKSTEKGILVSRLWYIRMVDPKVLLLTGLTRDGTFYIENGEIKYPVKNFRFNESPIIMLNNLEALGKAERSISVESYQSYMIPPMKIRDFTFSSLSDAV
- a CDS encoding TldD/PmbA family protein, which codes for MTILTKEEAQALMKKVLSYSKADECEVTLNGSDSGNVRYARNSVSTSGFISQTSLAVSSAFGKKLGIATINEFDDASLEKVVRRAEELAHLAPDNPEFLPFLGPQTYSTQSKTYVPETAAITPSLRADAVDKSLTVAKQNKLTAAGFLQNSTYYSAIMNSKGLFAYNTGTDVNFSVTLRSADSKGSGYITRDFNDVSKLDTLAATKIAAEKATRSIDAKALEPGKYTVILEPAAAMVLLENLVFGLDARQADEGRSFLSKEGGKTKLGEKMLDERVNIYSDPSNPELPTNCWNGDGRPQEKVNWIEKGVIKNLYYSRYWAQKQNAKATPGPDAFIMEGTDTSLEDLIKGTEKGILVTRLWYIRSVDPQTLLYTGLTRDGTFYIENGQIKYPIKNFRFNESPVIMLNNVEALGKPQRTVSGETGANGLIPPLKIRDFTFTSLSDAV